From Elaeis guineensis isolate ETL-2024a chromosome 16, EG11, whole genome shotgun sequence, a single genomic window includes:
- the LOC105059647 gene encoding SKP1-like protein 1A: MEISDGNGDEASTSVSSPEVKKVMLRSSDGDVFEVEVKVAMELEPIKNIIEDDCAHGVIPVPNVSSSALANVIKYCEKHVEADPGTEEYGASLEDLRSWDLDFVNKIKGNHDLLFDLIMGAHYLNVKGLFDLTCQTVADMMNGRTPDVIRLMFNIKNDYTQEEMEEVQRENAWAFE; the protein is encoded by the exons ATGGAGATCTCCGACGGTAACGGCGATGAGGCCTCCACCTCCGTGTCTTCTCCGGAGGTGAAGAAAGTGATGCTAAGGAGCTCGGACGGCGACGTGTTCGAGGTGGAGGTGAAGGTGGCGATGGAGTTGGAGCCCATCAAGAACATAATCGAGGACGACTGCGCCCACGGTGTCATCCCCGTCCCCAACGTCTCTAGCTCCGCGCTTGCGAACGTCATCAAGTACTGCGAGAAGCACGTCGAGGCCGACCCCGGGACGGAGGAGTACGGCGCCTCTCTGGAGGATCTCCGGTCGTGGGACCTCGACTTCGTCAACAAAATCAAGGGCAACCATGACCTCCTCTTCGACCTGATCATG ggtgCACACTATCTAAATGTAAAGGGTTTGTTTGATCTCACCTGCCAAACGGTGGCTGACATGATGAATGGGAGAACCCCTGATGTGATTCGACTGATGTTTAACATAAAAAATGACTATACCCAAGAAGAAATGGAAGAGGTGCAGAGGGAGAACGCATGGGCTTTTGAATGA